In Labrus mixtus chromosome 13, fLabMix1.1, whole genome shotgun sequence, a single genomic region encodes these proteins:
- the LOC132987279 gene encoding tubulin alpha chain-like, with amino-acid sequence MPTEKTIGRGDDSFSTFFSETGAGKHVPRAIFVDLEPTVIDEVRTGTYRQLFHPEQLITGKEDAANNYARGHYTIGKEIIDLVLDRTRKLADQCTGLQGFLIFHSFGGGTGSGFTSLLMERLSVDYGKKSKLEFAIYPAPQVSTAVVEPYNSILTTHTTLEHSDCAFMVDNEAIYDICRRNLDIERPTYTNLNRLIGQIVSSITASLRFDGALNVDLTEFQTNLVPYPRIHFPLATYAPVISAEKAYHEQLSVADITNTCFEPANQMVKCDPRHGKYMACCLLYRGDVVPKDVNSAIAAIKTKSSIQFVDWCPTGFKVGINYQPPTVVPGGDLAKVQRAVCMLSNTTAIAEAWARLDHKFDLMYAKRAFVHWYVGEGMEEGEFAEAREDMAALEKDYEEVGADNIGEDDEGDEY; translated from the exons ATGCCCACTGAAAAGACGATCGGAAGAGGAGATGACTCCTTCAGCACCTTCTTTAGCGAAACAGGGGCAGGGAAGCATGTTCCCAGAGCCATCTTTGTCGACCTGGAACCTACTGTAATTG ATGAGGTACGCACAGGAACTTATCGTCAGCTGTTCCACCCTGAACAGCTGATTACAGGAAAGGAAGATGCAGCCAATAACTACGCCCGTGGACACTACACCATTGGCAAGGAGATCATTGATCTGGTTCTGGACAGGACTCGTAAACTG GCTGACCAGTGCACTGGCCTGCAGGGATTTCTCATCTTCCACTCCTTTGGTGGGGGAACTGGTTCAGGTTTCACCTCCCTGTTGATGGAGAGACTCTCTGTCGATTACGGAAAGAAATCAAAACTTGAATTTGCCATCTACCCAGCCCCCCAGGTTTCCACAGCTGTGGTGGAGCCTTACAACTCCATCCTGACAACCCACACCACCCTGGAGCACTCCGACTGTGCCTTCATGGTGGACAATGAGGCCATCTACGACATCTGCCGCAGAAACCTGGACATTGAGAGGCCCACTTACACTAACCTGAACAGGCTCATTGGCCAGATTGTGTCTTCCATCACGGCTTCTCTTCGCTTTGATGGAGCCCTGAATGTTGACCTTACAGAGTTCCAGACCAACTTGGTGCCCTACCCTCGTATCCACTTCCCTCTGGCCACCTACGCCCCGGTCATCTCCGCAGAGAAAGCCTACCATGAGCAACTGTCTGTTGCTGACATCACCAACACCTGCTTCGAGCCGGCCAATCAGATGGTGAAGTGTGATCCTCGTCATGGTAAATACATGGCCTGCTGTCTGCTGTATCGTGGTGATGTGGTGCCCAAAGATGTCAACTCTGCCATTGCTGCTATTAAAACCAAAAGCAGCATCCAGTTTGTGGACTGGTGCCCGACTGGCTTCAAGGTGGGCATCAACTATCAGCCTCCAACTGTGGTTCCTGGAGGAGACCTGGCCAAGGTGCAGAGGGCTGTGTGCATGCTGAGCAACACCACCGCCATCGCTGAGGCCTGGGCACGTCTCGACCACAAGTTTGACCTCATGTACGCCAAGAGAGCCTTTGTCCACTGGTATGTTGGGGAGGgaatggaggagggagagtttgCAGAAGCCAGAGAAGATATGGCCGCCCTGGAGAAGGATTATGAAGAAGTTGGTGCTGACAACATAGGAGAGGATGATGAAGGAGATGAATACTGA
- the LOC132987278 gene encoding tubulin alpha chain, whose product MRECISMHVGQAGAQMGNACWELYCLEHGIQPDGQMPSDKTIGGGDDSFNTFFSETGAGKHVPRAIFVDLEPTVIDEVRTGTYRQLFHPEQLITGKEDAANNYARGHYTIGKEIIDLVLDRTRKLADQCTGLQGFLIFHSFGGGTGSGFTSLLMERLSVDYGKKSKLEFAVYPAPQVSTAVVEPYNSILTTHTTLEHSDCAFMVDNEAIYDICRRNLDIERPTYTNLNRLIGQIVSSITASLRFDGALNVDLTEFQTNLVPYPRIHFPLATYAPVISAEKAYHEQLSVADITNACFEPANQMVKCDPRHGKYMACCLLYRGDVVPKDVNSAIAAIKTKRTIQFVDWCPTGFKVGINYQPPTVVPGGDLAKVQRAVCMLSNTTAIAEAWARLDHKFDLMYAKRAFVHWYVGEGMEEGEFSEAREDMAALEKDYEEVGTDSMGDEEEEGEEY is encoded by the exons ATG CGTGAGTGTATTTCAATGCATGTCGGCCAAGCCGGGGCCCAGATGGGAAATGCCTGCTGGGAGCTGTACTGCCTGGAACATGGGATCCAGCCGGACGGACAGATGCCCAGTGACAAGACAattggaggaggagatgattcTTTCAACACCTTCTTCAGTGAGACAGGGGCAGGAAAGCACGTTCCCAGAGCCATTTTTGTCGACCTGGAACCCACTGTTATTG ATGAAGTGCGTACAGGAACCTACAGGCAGCTGTTCCACCCTGAACAGCTGATTACAGGAAAGGAGGATGCGGCCAACAACTACGCCCGAGGACACTACACTATCGGCAAGGAGATCATTGATCTGGTTCTGGACAGGACTCGTAAACTG gctGACCAGTGCACTGGCCTGCAGGGATTTCTCATCTTCCACTCCTTTGGTGGGGGAACTGGTTCAGGTTTCACCTCTCTGCTGATGGAGAGACTCTCTGTCGATTACGGAAAGAAATCAAAACTTGAATTTGCTGTCTACCCAGCCCCCCAGGTTTCCACAGCCGTGGTGGAGCCTTACAACTCCATCCTGACAACCCACACCACTCTGGAGCACTCCGACTGTGCCTTCATGGTGGACAATGAGGCCATCTACGACATCTGTCGCAGAAACCTGGACATTGAGAGGCCCACTTACACTAACCTGAACAGGCTCATTGGCCAGATTGTGTCTTCCATCACGGCTTCTCTTCGCTTTGATGGAGCCCTGAATGTTGACCTTACAGAGTTCCAGACCAACTTGGTGCCCTACCCTCGTATCCACTTCCCTCTGGCCACCTACGCCCCGGTCATCTCCGCAGAGAAAGCCTACCATGAGCAACTGTCTGTTGCTGACATCACCAATGCCTGCTTCGAGCCGGCCAATCAGATGGTGAAGTGTGATCCTCGTCATGGTAAATACATGGCCTGCTGTCTGCTGTATCGTGGTGATGTGGTGCCCAAAGATGTCAACTCAGCCATTGCTGCCATCAAAACCAAACGTACCATCCAGTTTGTGGACTGGTGCCCGACTGGCTTCAAGGTGGGCATCAACTATCAGCCTCCAACTGTGGTTCCTGGAGGAGACCTGGCCAAGGTGCAGAGGGCTGTGTGCATGCTGAGCAACACCACCGCCATCGCTGAGGCCTGGGCCCGTCTCGACCACAAGTTTGACCTCATGTATGCCAAGAGAGCCTTTGTCCACTGGTATGTTGGGGAGGgaatggaggagggagagttcTCAGAGGCCAGAGAAGATATGGCCGCCCTGGAGAAGGATTATGAAGAAGTTGGCACAGACAGCATGGGAgacgaggaagaagagggagaggagtatTAA
- the dnajb2 gene encoding dnaJ homolog subfamily B member 2 isoform X1 has translation MVDYYNVLGVSKTASQDEIKKAYRKLALKWHPDKNPENKEDAEKKFKELAEAYEVLSDKSKREEYDRFGNDTMRDRGSSSSDFPSGFSFTFRSPNDVFKDFFSGQDPFAYFFDDFSSFESPSSRPGPSRFFSFPSAGADFTSFSSSMGGLDGMDSIGGGIGNIKSVSTSTRVINGKRTTTKKTKVNGQERVEIEEDGVLKKVLINGAEDDMALALELSRREGQPGHSPQKPKIPNRSSADSHTESTHRSFSAAPFYHYGVEAASDDDEDLQMALACSLSEMEAEQRAAVTDIITGAVRAGKVMADKGGGHQRRVFVKTTTVNADGSEHTLSGEVGENGQFKMGPESGGGWKTTGEGTRESDSSPESPTTTSSTAESQSSKQESECATKSSEQESECATKSSEQESECATKSSEQESECATKSSEQESELAIKISEQESERECAIKNSDKGVKKKNKCGCVVS, from the exons ATGGTTGATTACTATAATGTCTTGGGAGTTTCCAAAACTGCCTCTCAGGATGAAATCAAGAAGGC GTACAGGAAACTAGCACTGAAATGGCATCCGGACAAAAATCCGGAGAACAAAGAGGACGCAGAGAAAAAGTTCAAAGAACTGGCTGAGGCCTATGAAGTCTTATCTGACA AAAGTAAGCGTGAAGAATATGACAGATTTGGGAACGACACAATGAGAGACAGAG GTTCCTCCAGCTCAGACTTTCCGTCAGGATTCTCCTTCACATTCCGCAGCCCAAACGATGTGTTCAAGGACTTTTTTTCAGGCCAGGACCCCTTTGCTTATTTCTTTG ATGACTTCTCCTCCTTTGAAAGCCCATCCTCTCGCCCCGGCCCCAGTCggttcttctcctttccttcaGCAGGAG CTGatttcacctccttctcctcttccatgGGAGGTCTTGACGGGATGGACAGCATCGGTGGAGGGATTGGCAATATCAAATCAGTATCTACCTCCACTCGTGTCATAAATGGAAAACGCACCACCACAAAGAA GACAAAAGTGAACGGGCAGGAAAGAGTAGAGATTGAAGAGGATGGGGTGTTGAAGAAAGTTCTAATTAATG GTGCAGAGGATGACATGGCCCTGGCACTGGAGCTGAGCCGACGAGAGGGACAACCCGGTCACTCCCCTCAGAAGCCGAAGATCCCAAACAGATCATCTGCGGACTCACACACTGAGTCAACACATCGCTCTTTTAGCGCCGCCCCCTTCTACCACTACGGGGTTGAGGCAGCCAGCGACGATGACGAAGACCTGCAGATGGCTCTGGCATGCAGCCTGTCAGAAATGGAAGCCGAGCAGAGAGCAGCTGTAACGGACATCATAACAGGTGCTGTGCGCGCAGGCAAAGTTATGGCCGACAAAGGTGGTGGCCATCAGAGACGTGTGTTTGTTAAGACTACAACTGTTAATGCTGATGGTAGTGAACACACGCTTTCAGGGGAGGTTGGTGAAAATGGGCAGTTTAAAATGGGCCCAGAGTCGGGAGGTGGGTGGAAAACGACGGGGGAGGGAACCAGGGAATCAGACTCTTCTCCTGAGTCTCCCACAACGACCAGCAGTACAGCAGAGAGTCAAAGCAGTAAGCAGGAGTCTGAGTGTGCCACAAAAAGCAGTGAACAAGAGTCTGAGTGTGCCACAAAAAGTAGTGAACAAGAGTCTGAGTGTGCCACAAAAAGTAGTGAACAAGAGTCTGAGTGTGCCACAAAAAGTAGTGAGCAGGAAAGTGAGCTGGCCATAAAAATCAGTGAGCAGGAGTCTGAGCGTGAGTGTGCCATAAAAAACAGTGACAAgggtgtgaaaaagaaaaacaagtgtgGCTGCGTTGTGAGCTAA
- the dnajb2 gene encoding dnaJ homolog subfamily B member 2 isoform X2 — MVDYYNVLGVSKTASQDEIKKAYRKLALKWHPDKNPENKEDAEKKFKELAEAYEVLSDKSKREEYDRFGNDTMRDRGSSSSDFPSGFSFTFRSPNDVFKDFFSGQDPFAYFFDDFSSFESPSSRPGPSRFFSFPSAGADFTSFSSSMGGLDGMDSIGGGIGNIKSVSTSTRVINGKRTTTKKTKVNGQERVEIEEDGVLKKVLINGAEDDMALALELSRREGQPGHSPQKPKIPNRSSADSHTESTHRSFSAAPFYHYGVEAASDDDEDLQMALACSLSEMEAEQRAAVTDIITDSDFEAFTS, encoded by the exons ATGGTTGATTACTATAATGTCTTGGGAGTTTCCAAAACTGCCTCTCAGGATGAAATCAAGAAGGC GTACAGGAAACTAGCACTGAAATGGCATCCGGACAAAAATCCGGAGAACAAAGAGGACGCAGAGAAAAAGTTCAAAGAACTGGCTGAGGCCTATGAAGTCTTATCTGACA AAAGTAAGCGTGAAGAATATGACAGATTTGGGAACGACACAATGAGAGACAGAG GTTCCTCCAGCTCAGACTTTCCGTCAGGATTCTCCTTCACATTCCGCAGCCCAAACGATGTGTTCAAGGACTTTTTTTCAGGCCAGGACCCCTTTGCTTATTTCTTTG ATGACTTCTCCTCCTTTGAAAGCCCATCCTCTCGCCCCGGCCCCAGTCggttcttctcctttccttcaGCAGGAG CTGatttcacctccttctcctcttccatgGGAGGTCTTGACGGGATGGACAGCATCGGTGGAGGGATTGGCAATATCAAATCAGTATCTACCTCCACTCGTGTCATAAATGGAAAACGCACCACCACAAAGAA GACAAAAGTGAACGGGCAGGAAAGAGTAGAGATTGAAGAGGATGGGGTGTTGAAGAAAGTTCTAATTAATG GTGCAGAGGATGACATGGCCCTGGCACTGGAGCTGAGCCGACGAGAGGGACAACCCGGTCACTCCCCTCAGAAGCCGAAGATCCCAAACAGATCATCTGCGGACTCACACACTGAGTCAACACATCGCTCTTTTAGCGCCGCCCCCTTCTACCACTACGGGGTTGAGGCAGCCAGCGACGATGACGAAGACCTGCAGATGGCTCTGGCATGCAGCCTGTCAGAAATGGAAGCCGAGCAGAGAGCAGCTGTAACGGACATCATAACAG aCTCAGACTTCGAGGCCTTCACAAGCTAA
- the ptprna gene encoding protein tyrosine phosphatase receptor type Na, translating into MIHLKPWRVLLLVTVLCQPGMSEKYGCLFERKLCTRDQFCSDDGLFGQCRSSKQEQIQYQVSVPVLKRMQEVLKQLMLQGLSWQDDITQYILSKELRRVPHTTQTIKPNPSSSSSSSSSHPSQSKQHIPQHHSSKSGSTAPSGNYLDYMIVEPPQAPLRMQTASMDPYTYHQHRYQDEVERSLIGAGGSYARPSSRSQAKQRERERDRQLLQEALSLYMASPQPSYRHRGAASMAPAGLPYYEELNLEIPVDYEEDYTLEERLDTAGRQQALQNKKAPQDFSALSQNNDGLLQRMSGVLQRYGVDPRELSQEQLYKLALILQLLQAQEKTNPIEKDLITLKEMQMLKTDSVSNKPEKAALVPHPPAAPPAAPPAPSSLSVPATSPSKSASLPPSASQPPQAAPVESGQGSKEEGPPRVEGTGGKEEYGYIVTNRSPLSLYDGVKLLELLADKIHLTTSSFINISVVGPALTFRIRQNEHNMTAAEVAAKAVSEKNFLESETGLKIVQTGVGERTDARGLPQVTRVSQGSSGTVITLVSMAVVGGVLVLAMAVACFKHYTQQVANGKLGLGPEGGAETHFDYQELCRQHMASKSSLCRQDCVGVAGSAIPAGAGGRRGTDTSRVSSVSSQFSDGPQHSPSSTHSSTPSWSEEPAQSNMDISTGHMILAYMEDHLRNKDRLQKEWEALCSYQADPCSVAAAQSPTNMDKNRHPESIPYDHTRVKMKSELNPNKQDYINASIIVDHDPRQPAYIATQGPLAHTVADFWQMVWENGCTVIVMMSALVEDGEKQCERYWPDEGSSLYHIYEVNLVSEHIWCKDFLVRSFYLKNIQTQETRTLTQFHLLSWPADGIPTSTRPLLDFRRKVNKCYRGRSCPIIVHCSDGTSRTGTYILIDMVLNRMAKGVKEIDIAASLEHIRDQRPGLVRTKDQFEFALTAVAEEVNAILKALPQ; encoded by the exons ACGGGCTGTTTGGTCAGTGTCGTAGCTCAAAGCAGGAGCAGATCCAGTACCAGGTGTCAGTTCCTGTCCTGAAGAGGATGCAGGAAGTCCTCAAACAGCTCATGCTCCAAG gtctTTCCTGGCAAGATGACATCACCCAGTATATCTTATCAAAGGAGCTGAGGAGAGTTCCACATACCACCCAAACCATTAAGCcaaacccctcctcctcctcctcctcctcctcctctcatccctctCA GTCCAAACAGCATATCCCTCAACACCACAGCTCTAAGTCAGGGTCCACAGCTCCTAGTGGCAATTATCTTGACTATATGATTGTCGAGCCTCCTCAGGCCCCACTACGCATGCAGACAGCCTCTATGGACCCATACACATACCACcag CATAGATACCAAGATGAAGTAGAGAGATCACTCATTGGAGCAGGAGGCAGTTATGCCCGCCCCTCTTCAAGGTCTCAGGCcaaacagagagagcgagaacgTGACAGGCAGCTGCTACAGGAAGCCCTGTCGCTCTACATGGCATCTCCACAGCCGTCTTATCGACACAGAGGTGCTGCCTCCATGGCTCCTGCGG GTCTGCCTTATTATGAGGAATTGAATCTGGAGATACCAGTGGACTATGAGGAAGACTACACCCTGGAGGAGAGACTTGATACTGCTGGCAGACAACAAGcactgcagaataaaaaagcTCCTCAGGACTTCAGTGCTCTGTCTCAAAACAATG ATGGCCTGCTCCAGAGGATGTCAGGAGTGTTACAGAGGTATGGAGTTGACCCCAGAGAGCTCAGCCAAGAGCAGCTCTACAAGCTAGCCCTCAttcttcagctgctgcaggcccaggaaaaaacaa ATCCAATTGAGAAAGACCTCATCACCCTGAAGGAG ATGCAGATGTTAAAAACAGACAGCGTCTCCAATAAGCCAGAGAAGGCTGCCCTTGTCCCTCACCCCCCTGCCGCCCCTCCTGCAGCCcctcctgccccctcctccctctcagtCCCTGCTACATCTCCATCTAAAAGTGCCAGCCTGCCCCCTTCTGCCTCCCAGCCCCCTCAAGCTGCTCCGGTTGAATCTGGACAGGGCTCGAAGGAGGAGGGGCCGCCACGGGTCGAGGGAACGGGAGGCAAGGAGGAGTATGGATACATTGTCACAAACAGAAg tcCTCTGAGTTTGTATGATGGAGTGAAGCTGTTGGAGCTCCTGGCTGATAAGATTCACCTGACAACCAGCAGCTTCATCAACATCAG TGTGGTGGGTCCTGCCCTGACGTTCCGTATTCGCCAGAATGAGCACAACATGACGGCTGCAGAGGTGGCTGCTAAAGCCG TATCTGAAAAGAACTTTCTGGAGTCTGAGACAGGCCTGAAGATTGTACAGACGGGTGTGGGAGAG AGGACGGATGCacggggtctccctcaggtaaCCAGGGTTTCCCAGGGCTCGAGTGGGACAGTCATCACCCTTGTTTCCATGGCAGTCGTAGGAGGTGTGCTGGTATTGGCCATGGCGGTGGCTTGTTTCAAGCACTACACGCAGCAAGTAGCCAATGGCAAGCTGGGTCTGGGGCCAGAGGGAGGAGCGGAGACACACTTTGACTATCAG GAGCTATGTCGGCAGCACATGGCATCCAAATCCTCACTCTGCCGTCAGGACTGTGTAGGCGTAGCAGGGTCCGCCATACCCGCGGGTGCCGGTGGTCGAAGGGGTACTGACACGTCTCGCGTCAGCAGCGTCTCCTCCCAGTTCAGTGATGGTCCCCAGCACAGTCCGTCCTCCACCCACAGCTCCACCCCGTCCTGGAGCGAAGAGCCCGCTCAGTCTAACATGGACATCTCTACGGGTCACATGATACTG GCTTATATGGAGGATCACCTGCGTAATAAGGACCGCCTGCAGAAGGAGTGGGAGGCTTTGTGCTCCTATCAGGCTGACCCCTGCTCAGTGGCTGCTGCTCAAAGCCCCACTAACATGGACAAAAACAGACACCCTGAATCCATCCCCT ATGATCACACTCGTGTGAAGATGAAGTCTGAATTAAACCCAAATAAACAAGACTACATCAACGCCAGTATCATT GTCGATCACGACCCTCGCCAGCCGGCTTATATTGCCACACAGGGACCGTTGGCTCACACTGTGGCTGATTTCTGGCAG ATGGTGTGGGAGAACGGCTGCACAGTGATAGTGATGATGTCAGCTCTGGTTGAAGACGGAGAGAAACAGTGCGAGCGATACTGGCCTGACGAGGGCTCCTCACTCTACCACATCTATGAG GTGAACCTGGTGTCAGAGCACATCTGGTGTAAGGACTTCCTGGTGCGTAGCTTCTACCTGAAGAACATCCAGACGCAGGAGACCAGAACTCTGACGCAGTTTCACCTGCTGAGCTGGCCGGCTGACGGTATCCCCACCTCCACACGACCGCTGCTCGACTTCCGCAG GAAGGTGAATAAATGCTACAGAGGTCGCTCCTGTCCGATTATCGTTCACTGCAg TGATGGCACTAGCAGGACTGGCACGTACATCCTTATAGACATGGTGCTGAACCGCATGGCCAAGG gaGTGAAGGAGATTGACATCGCAGCCTCTCTGGAGCACATCAGAGACCAGAGACCTGGCTTGGTCCGCACCAAG GACCAGTTTGAGTTTGCGCTGACAGCAGTAGCAGAGGAGGTGAACGCCATCTTGAAAGCCCTTCCACAGTGA